One stretch of Capsicum annuum cultivar UCD-10X-F1 unplaced genomic scaffold, UCD10Xv1.1 ctg80006, whole genome shotgun sequence DNA includes these proteins:
- the LOC124895108 gene encoding glutaredoxin-C9-like, translating to MHRTSADRFSVTPTAGGSNSGESRMPPGRPSNRRKGKTITGFDKLIAENAILIVSTSECCMCASVKSLLVSLGVNPVIFKVDEEEKTSVLIKLIKINEVASSDTGEPWELPAVYIRGKDLEGADKVMESHVNIELVPTLREAGALWL from the coding sequence ATGCATCGAACAAGTGCCGACAGATTCTCTGTTACACCCACAGCAGGCGGATCAAATAGTGGTGAATCAAGGATGCCTCCAGGGCGTCCAAGTAATCGTAGAAAAGGAAAGACGATAACAGGTTTCGACAAGCTAATAGCTGAAAATGCAATACTCATTGTATCGACGAGCGAGTGTTGCATGTGTGCCTCAGTGAAGAGCTTATTGGTGTCGTTGGGGGTTAACCCCGTGATTTTTAAGGTGGATGAAGAGGAGAAAACCTCTGTGTTGATAAAACTAATAAAGATAAATGAAGTTGCCAGCAGTGATACTGGAGAACCATGGGAGTTGCCAGCAGTGTATATAAGAGGAAAGGACTTAGAAGGTGCTGATAAAGTAATGGAGAGTCATGTAAATATTGAATTAGTTCCCACGCTTAGAGAAGCTGGAGCTTTATGGCTTTGA